The DNA sequence ATAGACCATCGAATTGATGCTCTTGGTCCCGCGTTCCACCACCTTGGTGACTTCGCCCGTGCGGCGGGAGAGATGGAAGCGGAGCGAGAGGCCGTGGAGCCGTCGGAACGTGTCTTCCGTCAGGTGCCGCACGGCATCCTGGCCGACTCGTTCGAAGATGATGTTGCGCACATTGTCGAACACCACCGTCGCCAGCCGGCCGGCGGCATAGGCGATCACCAGCGCCAGCGCGACCCATAGCGCCTGCGCGTCGCCGCGTGCGCCGGCAGACATTGTGTCCACCGCGCGGGCATAGGCGAAGGGCAGCGCCAGCACGACGATCTTGGCCAGCACCACGAAGCCCGCCGCGCCGGCGATGCGCCAGCGCAATTCCGGCCGGTCCTTCGGCCATAGATAGGGGAGGAAGCGGCGAACGGTGCTCCACCCGGCGTAATCGCCGGTGGTCCTGGGATCGGCTGGTGTTGGCATCTGCCCGCCAATGTGGGGCCGCCGCGCCGATCAGGCAATATTGCTACAGCCGAAGCTGCCGCCCGTCCTCCGAACCGAAGCGAAACGGCTGTGGCGGAAGATCAAACAGGATCTGCCGCGTGTGGAAATCGATCGCCACCCGCTTGAACAGCGTGAGCTCGCGCATCCCCAGGATCAGGGCCGGCTCATCCGTCAGCCCCAAGGCGTGGAACGGCGGCGCGTCGACGATCATCACCGCCACATTGGCAAGCCGGATGTCCTGCAGTTCCAGCTCCTTGGCCAGCAGTACGGTGCCGGTGGCCTCCACACCGTTGACGTCGGTCAGCTGGCCCGGACCCAGCGCCCTGGAACGCCGCAGCCGCTTCAGCAGCGCGGGATTGCCCAGGCTGGTTTCCGCGCCGGTGTCGATCACCACCGCCGTCGTCACGCCGTCGATCCGCGCCCGGGTGATGATGAGCTGGCCCAGCCGCCGGCGCGCCTTCACTACGATCTCGAATCCGCGATTGCCGCCCAGCTGCTTCGCATCGTCCACCGACATGCGGCCTTCCTCGAAATCGATCAGCACCCGCTGGTCCTGCAGCGAATCGAGGCCGAGGATGCCATCCACATCGCCGATATGCTCTGCATGCAGCAGCGGTGCGGCACGGATGTAGAAGCTGCGGCTGCCCAGCGTCAGCTCGGGAATGTGGACCGTTTCCGTCGTCCGCCTGCTCGCCATGCCGACCACGATGGCGAGCTTGCGATCGTTGAGTTGCAGCTGGGTGGCGAGATCGTGCGACAGCACGGTGGCCTGCGCGCCGGTGTCGATCAGGAAGCTGAAGGGGCCGGCGCCTTCGATGGTGACCGGCACGGTCAGCCGGCGGTATCGCTCCACCGCGGTTTCGATCACATCCACGCCGGGGGGCGCGGGCTCTTCTGCGGGGAATTGCGCATCCGGCGCCGGAACGGCGGGTGCAGGCGAGGCGGCCGTGGCAAGCCACGCCGCAAACAAGTGCCAGGTCATCCTCTTTCTCCCGCGCCGAAACTCGTGGGAACCGGCGCGCGACCATCATACCACCCGCAGGCGGGGTGGACAAATCCGGGGGCGGGCCGGCATTTCCGCGTCCCCCGCTATGTGGTAGCGCAAGGGCCGGATGTTGGAGATCGGCGCAAAGATCCTGCACAAGGCGAAGGCGCGGATGCATCTGCACCGCGCCCGTGCGGTTCTGGATACGCCGCCGCTTCGCCCACTGGATGACGGGGTGGTGATCTTCTCCATGATCGGCAGCCGCGTGCTGCTGCCCTATCTGGTCGCGGTCAAATCGCTGCACCGCCAGCTGGGCCGCGGGCGCGTGGCGATCCTTGACGACGGCACGCTGACGGCGGCCGACCGGCAAGTGCTGGCTGCACATCTGGGCGAGCCGGAAATCCGCCAAATTGATGCGGTGGATTGCGGCCCATGCCCTCGCGGCGGAACATGGGAGCGGCTGCTGACCCTGCTTGATCTGCGGCGCGATGCCTATGTGATCCAGCTCGATTCCGACACGGTGACCACCGGCCCGGTGCCGGAGGTCGTGCACGCCATTGCGCAGGCGCGCAGCTTCACCCTGCGCGGCGATGCGGACGCCGAACTCGTGCCCGCGGCAGAGATCGCCGCGCGCAAGCCGCCCGAATACCACCGCGACAATCCCGCCGCGCATGTGCAGGGCGCGATCGAATCAGTGCTGGACGAGGTGCGGATCGAGGGGCTTTCCAGCCCGCGCTATGCCCGGGGTTGCTCGGGCTTTGCCGGCTTCGCGCCTGCCGCTTCGGGCCGGCAGCTGGCGGAGCGTTTCTCGCAGGAGGCAGAGCGGCTGCTCGGGCGCGCGCGCTGGGAGCAATGGGGCAGCGAGCAGGTGACGTCCAACTTTGTGATTGCCAACGAGCCCGATCCGCTGCTGCTGCCCTATGATCGCTATCTCAATTTCTGGAACGAGCCGTTGCCGCCGGAGGCGGCTTTCGTCCATTTCATCGGCACCTATCGCTACCATCGCGGCGCCTATGCGGCAGCGACCCA is a window from the Altererythrobacter sp. B11 genome containing:
- a CDS encoding retropepsin-like aspartic protease, yielding MTWHLFAAWLATAASPAPAVPAPDAQFPAEEPAPPGVDVIETAVERYRRLTVPVTIEGAGPFSFLIDTGAQATVLSHDLATQLQLNDRKLAIVVGMASRRTTETVHIPELTLGSRSFYIRAAPLLHAEHIGDVDGILGLDSLQDQRVLIDFEEGRMSVDDAKQLGGNRGFEIVVKARRRLGQLIITRARIDGVTTAVVIDTGAETSLGNPALLKRLRRSRALGPGQLTDVNGVEATGTVLLAKELELQDIRLANVAVMIVDAPPFHALGLTDEPALILGMRELTLFKRVAIDFHTRQILFDLPPQPFRFGSEDGRQLRL